The Callithrix jacchus isolate 240 chromosome X, calJac240_pri, whole genome shotgun sequence genome contains a region encoding:
- the LOC144581204 gene encoding S-geranylgeranyl-glutathione receptor P2RY8 has protein sequence MQPPANGSAGPDNATLDMLRNPAIAVALPAVYSLVALVSIPGNLFSLWVLCRRIGPRSPSVIFMINLSVTDLMLAAVLPFQIYYHCNRHHWVFGVLLCNVVTVAFYANMYSSILTMTFISVERFLGVLYPLSSKRWRRRRYAVAACAGTWLLLLAALSPLARTDLTYPVHALGIVTCFDVLKWSMLPNLAMWAVFLFTIFILLFLIPFLVTVACYTATILKLLRTDEAHGLGQRRRAVGLAAVVLLAFVTCFAPNNFVLLAHIVGRLFYDRSYYHVYKLTLCLSCLNNCLDPFVYYFASREFQLRLREYLGCAWVPADPLDALPESLFSARTTSVRSEAGARPEGREGASRPSLKRQESEF, from the coding sequence ATGCAGCCCCCCGCGAACGGCAGCGCGGGCCCGGACAACGCGACGCTGGACATGCTGCGCAACCCGGCCATCGCAGTGGCCCTGCCCGCCGTGTACTCGCTGGTGGCGCTGGTCAGCATCCCAGGGAACCTGTTCTCGCTGTGGGTGCTGTGCCGGCGCATCGGACCGCGCTCCCCGTCCGTCATCTTCATGATCAACCTGAGCGTCACAGACCTGATGCTGGCCGCGGTGCTCCCGTTCCAGATCTACTACCACTGCAACCGCCACCACTGGGTGTTCGGGGTGCTCCTGTGCAACGTGGTCACGGTGGCCTTCTACGCCAACATGTACTCCAGCATCCTCACCATGACCTTCATCAGCGTGGAGCGCTTCCTGGGCGTCCTGTACCCGCTGAGCTCCAAACGCTGGAGGCGCCGCAGGTACGCGGTGGCCGCGTGCGCCGGGACCTGGTTGCTGCTGCTGGCCGCGCTCTCTCCGCTGGCGCGCACGGACCTCACCTACCCAGTGCACGCCCTGGGCATCGTGACCTGCTTTGACGTCCTCAAGTGGTCCATGCTGCCCAACCTGGCCATGTGGGCCGTGTTTCTCTTCACCATCTTCATCCTGCTGTTCCTCATCCCCTTCCTGGTCACCGTGGCCTGCTACACGGCCACCATCCTGAAGCTGCTGCGCACCGACGAGGCGCACGGCCTGGGGCAGCGGAGGCGCGCGGTGGGCCTTGCCGCGGTGGTCCTGCTGGCGTTCGTCACCTGCTTCGCCCCCAACAACTTCGTGCTCCTGGCGCACATCGTGGGGCGTCTCTTCTACGACAGGAGCTACTACCACGTCTACAAGCTCACGCTGTGTCTCAGCTGCCTCAACAACTGCCTGGACCCGTTCGTGTATTACTTCGCGTCCCGGGAATTCCAGCTGCGCCTCAGGGAGTACCTGGGATGCGCCTGGGTGCCCGCGGACCCCCTGGACGCTCTCCCAGAGAGCCTCTTCTCCGCCAGGACCACGTCTGTGCGCTCGGAGGCCGGCGCGCGCCCAGAGGGGCGGGAGGGAGCCTCCAGGCCCAGCCTCAAGAGGCAGGAGAGCGAGTTCTGA